A part of Setaria viridis chromosome 8, Setaria_viridis_v4.0, whole genome shotgun sequence genomic DNA contains:
- the LOC117833938 gene encoding uncharacterized protein, with translation MFTSIFLKLIFLCCFPVLLMFPALLLIMSPPVLKQPLGSSFQASATTFNNITDGDTLLEFKASLSNHWGAIASWNKTNEFCRWQGVSCSLKHKHRVIKLNLSSEGLSGTIAPSIGNLTFLRTLDLSWNNIHGEIPSTIGHLSLLRNLNLSNNSFHGEIHANLNNCTSLENINLDSNMLTGEIPAFLGGLSRLSSIHLQRNNFSGLIPPSLANLSALQQIYFAFNKLEGPIPKGLGRLSGLEFVQLAANQISGTIPTTFFNHSSLTHFSVALNELNGRLPSDLGNHIPNVQYLLLSMNHFTGTLPASLANATKIYALDVYLDNFTGRVPPEIGKLCPALLSFDTNQLTATTAQDWKFVTFLTNCTRLRVLKLQDNSLGAMLPISITNLSAQLQKLFVGENEIYGKISFGISNLAGLTQLQFSNNRFTGVLPDSIGMLNSLQIFDFDGNQLTGLLPSSIGNLTQLLHLRTDNNKFEGPLPTSLRNLQELTAATFTNNKFTGPLPIEIFNLSSLSFLLDLSNNYFFGPLPPEVGSLTKLAYLYISGNNFSGWIPDAISNCQSLVDLRLDTNSFNGSIPASISKMKGLMILTLFNNTLSGAIPRELGLMDGLEGLYLSHNNLSGHIPESIENMTSLHKLDLSFNHLDGKVPLHGVFSNVTGFLFDGNLGLCGGISELHLPPCLPNSMEHSKRELLAIFKVILPIAGVLLCISLVLIFISLKNKQKSQSTTLAEAHLIDDKYPRVSYAELVQGTNGFDTNSLIGRGRYGSVYKCSLHLKNAITTVAVKVFDLQQSGSSNSFISECEALNKIRHRNLISIITCCSSSDFNQNDFKALVFEFMPNGSLHSWLHQDVQASQQGHGLTLTERLNIAVDVADALDYLHNNCEAPIVHCDLKPSNILLNQELIAHVGDFGLARILSNSTSEQLIDSKSTMGIRGTIGYVAPEYGDGGQVSKCGDVYSFGIVILELFTGMLPTNDVFRDGLTLQKHAENALPGMLMKIVDPVLLTVEEAFESNLQGRRNAMEDISMVMLPVTKLALSCCKQAPIERMCIRDAAAEMHRIRDLHVKKRKTEGEFTIK, from the exons ATGTTCACctctatttttttgaaactcaTATTTCTCTGTTGTTTCCCGGTGCTGTTGATGTTTCCTGCTCTTCTGTTAATTATGTCGCCACCTGTGCTCAAACAACCATTGGGTTCATCTTTTCAAGCCTCAGCAACAACATTCAACAATATAACTGATGGGGATACCTTGTTGGAATTCAAGGCAAGCTTAAGCAACCACTGGGGTGCCATAGCCTCATGGAACAAAACCAATGAATTCTGCAGGTGGCAGGGTGTCAGTTGCAGCCTTAAGCACAAGCACAGGGTCATTAAACTCAACCTCTCTTCGGAGGGCCTTTCTGGCACAATCGCCCCTTCCATTGGCAATCTAACATTCTTAAGAACTCTAGACCTCAGCTGGAACAATATTCATGGTGAGATACCTTCAACAATTGGCCATCTATCTCTCTTAAGGAATCTCAACCTGTCCAACAACTCATTTCATGGTGAAATACATGCCAATTTGAATAACTGCACCAGTCTTGAAAATATCAATCTTGACTCAAATATGCTTACTGGAGAAATACCAGCTTTTTTAGGAGGTTTATCAAGACTCAGTTCAATACACCTTCAGAGGAACAATTTCAGTGGTTTAATCCCCCCATCACTTGCCAACCTCTCAGCACTGCAACAAATCTATTTTGCCTTCAACAAACTTGAGGGCCCAATACCTAAGGGCCTTGGTAGGCTAAGTGGTCTTGAGTTCGTGCAACTGGCTGCAAATCAGATCTCAGGAACCATCCCTACAACATTTTTCAACCATTCCTCACTAACCCACTTTAGTGTGGCCTTGAACGAGTTGAACGGTAGGTTACCCTCTGATTTGGGCAATCATATCCCAAATGTCCAGTACCTGCTCCTCAGCATGAACCACTTTACAGGAACTCTTCCAGCCTCTCTTGCCAATGCAACAAAGATATATGCTCTAGATGTCTACCTTGACAATTTCACTGGAAGAGTGCCTCCTGAGATTGGAAAGCTTTGCCCAGCCTTGCTCTCTTTCGACACAAATCAGCTCACAGCAACAACTGCACAAGATTGGAAGTTTGTAACGTTCCTGACAAACTGCACACGGCTTCGTGTACTTAAGCTCCAGGACAACAGTCTAGGAGCCATGCTACCGATCTCTATTACAAACCTATCAGCACAACTCCAGAAATTATTTGTTGGAGAAAATGAGATTTATGGAAAGATATCATTTGGCATTAGCAACCTTGCTGGGCTAACTCAGCTGCAGTTCTCCAATAACCGATTCACTGGTGTCTTGCCTGACAGCATCGGAATGCTAAATTCACTGCAAATCTTTGATTTTGATGGTAACCAGTTGACAGGGTTATTGCCATCCTCAATTGGGAACTTGACACAACTACTACATCTACGGACAGATAACAACAAGTTTGAAGGACCTCTTCCAACGAGCCTAAGGAACCTCCAGGAGCTAACTGCAGCAACCTTTACAAACAATAAGTTCACAGGTCCATTGCCAATAGAGATCTTTAACCTATCATCCCTCTCGTTTCTTCTAGATTtgtcaaataattatttttttggtCCTCTTCCACCTGAAGTCGGCAGCCTCACAAAGCTTGCATACTTGTACATCAGCGGGAACAACTTTTCTGGTTGGATACCAGATGCTATCAGCAATTGCCAGAGTTTGGTAGACCTTCGATTGGACACTAACTCCTTCAATGGTAGCATTCCTGCATCTATCAGCAAAATGAAAGGTTTGATGATCTTAACTCTATTCAACAACACGCTCTCAGGTGCAATTCCTCGAGAGTTGGGTCTCATGGATGGATTGGAAGGATTGTATCTTTCACACAATAACTTGTCTGGGCATATACCAGAAAGCATTGAAAACATGACATCGTTGCATAAGTTAGACCTATCCTTCAACCATCTGGATGGGAAAGTTCCATTGCATGGGGTGTTTAGTAATGTCACTGGGTTTTTGTTTGATGGCAATCTGGGGCTCTGTGGTGGTATCTCAGAATTACATTTGCCTCCATGCTTGCCAAATTCCATGGAGCACAGCAAAAGGGAACTTCTCGCCATTTTCAAAGTTATATTACCAATTGCTGGTGTCCTTTTATGCATCAGTTTGGTACTTATTTTCATCTCATTAAAGAATAAACAAAAATCTCAGTCTACAACATTGGCAGAGGCTCATCTGATAGATGACAAATATCCTAGAGTTTCTTATGCTGAATTGGTCCAAGGAACGAATGGCTTCGATACAAACAGTCTGATTGGTAGAGGAAGGTATGGTTCAGTCTATAAGTGCAGTTTACACCTAAAAAATGCAATAACAACAGTTGCCGTGAAGGTTTTTGATCTTCAACAATCTGGTTCTTCCAATAGTTTCATATCTGAATGCGAGGCACTTAATAAGATCCGCCATCGTAACTTGATCAGCATCATAACTTGCTGCTCAAGTTCTGACTTCAACCAAAACGACTTTAAAGCACTTGTGTTTGAGTTTATGCCAAATGGAAGTTTACATAGTTGGTTACATCAAGATGTGCAAGCATCACAGCAGGGGCACGGTTTGACATTGACAGAAAGATTGAATATTGCTGTAGATGTTGCTGATGCACTTGATTATTTGCACAACAATTGCGAGGCACCAATAGTTCACTGTGACTTGAAACCAAGCAACATTCTTCTGAATCAGGAATTGATTGCTCATGTTGGGGACTTCGGCCTTGCAAGAATTCTTTCTAATTCAACGAGTGAGCAACTGATAGACTCAAAGAGCACTATGGGAATCAGAGGAACAATTGGATATGTTGCTCCAG AATATGGGGATGGTGGTCAAGTTTCTAAATGTGGTGATGTATACAGCTTCGGAATTGTCATCCTTGAGTTGTTTACAGGCATGTTGCCTACTAATGACGTGTTCAGAGATGGGTTGACCTTGCAGAAGCATGCTGAGAATGCACTTCCAGGGATGTTAATGAAGATTGTTGATCCTGTCCTACTCACTGTCGAAGAAGCTTTTGAAAGTAATTTGCAGGGTAGAAGAAATGCAatggaagacatcagcatggtcaTGCTGCCTGTCACAAAACTTGCGCTCTCATGCTGCAAGCAGGCACCAATAGAGAGGATGTGCATCAGGGATGCAGCAGCTGAAATGCACAGGATTAGGGATCTCCATGTTAAAAAAAGGAAGACAGAAGGAGAGTTTACCATCAAGTGA
- the LOC117834390 gene encoding secreted RxLR effector protein 161-like has translation MEECDPCEVPMQAKLKLSQKSESPRVDATEYRSLVRSLRYVVNTRPDLAFSVGYVSRFMEEPHEEHLAVVKHILRYIAWTSDLGLKYARKKGDETLLLGFSDSDPAGDVDSRKSTSKVIFFLGDSPISWQSAKQKVVALSSCEAEYIAAATAACQAVWMARLLAEILNTVVSRPVLRVDNKSTISLVKNPVHHDRSKHIDTRFHLIRDYAQNGHIEVKFIRTDEQLGDVLTKPLCKTKF, from the coding sequence ATGGAGGAGTGCGATCCATGTGAAGTGCCTATGCAGGCAAAGCTGAAGCTGAGTCAGAAGAGTGAAAGCCCTCGAGTTGATGCTACTGAATACAGGAGCCTGGTTAGAAGTTTGAGATATGTGGTAAATACTCGACCTGATTTGGCTTTCTCAGTTGGGTATGTGAGCAGATTCATGGAGGAGCCTCATGAGGAGCATCTAGCAGTAGTGAAACACATTCTGAGATACATTGCTTGGACTAGTGATTTGGGGCTCAAGTATGCAAGGAAGAAGGGAGATGAGACTTTACTTCTAGGCTTCAGTGATAGTGATCCGGCTGGGGATGTTGATAGCAGGAAAAGCACTTCTAAAGTCATTTTCTTCCTTGGAGACAGTCCAATTAGTTGGCAGTCAGCAAAGCAAAAGGTTGTGGCACTGTCAAGTTGTGAAGCTGAATACATTGCTGCTGCAACAGCTGCCTGTCAAGCTGTTTGGATGGCAAGGCTGCTAGCTGAAATTCTGAATACAGTTGTGAGCAGGCCTGTGCTTAGGGTGGACAACAAGTCCACAATCTCTCTAGTCAAAAATCCTGTGCATCATGATCGGAGCAAGCATATTGATACAAGGTTTCATTTAATCCGAGATTATGCACAAAATGGGCACATCGAGGTGAAGTTCATTAGGACTGATGAGCAGCTTGGAGATGTACTCACAAAACCACTCTGCAAGACAAAGTTCTAG